ATTTCGAGCACGATGACCTCAACACCGACTTCGAAACCCCCATCAACGCGCAGGACGATTACGAAATCTCGGAAGAAGTCGATACTGACGAGCTCGAAGAAGCGCTGCCGTAGAAGACGCTATCACCCTGCAGCGACCAGCCCGATGCGCGGCGGCGAATCTGGCTGCCGCCGGTCAGCGGCTACGGCACATGCAGACTGGCAGGCGAGCGAAACCTGCTCAGACGCTACCGGCGACTGCTGGTGGCAAAGGGTGGGGAACGCGCAACGCGGATACGTCAACGTAGGTGCGCGACTGTAGCTTGAACACGGCTGCCGCATCGTCAGGATGCAGCAATTCATCCAGATTGGTACTGCCAAAAGCCGTTATTTCGGCAAAGTCCTCCAGACGCAATGCCAACGCTTTTGGTGTCGCAGGGACAGCCTGAGTCCAGGCGCCGCGCAGGCCCGCTGCCGGCACGTAGCAATGCAGCTTGCTGACAAGGTAATGCTGCAGCAACGCGTCCGTGTTGCAGCCGAGACGATCGCTCGCTTCGGCGAATGAATACCAGGCCTGATCGGACAGCGGCGTGGTTGCTGTTTCAGCGCGGCCCAGCTCCCGCAGTTCGCTGTAGCGAAAGGCCTGTGTCGAAGTCATTTTCTCAACCCCCGATTCGGTTGCGACAGTCACTCGCTCACTGTCGCCGTTCAGGGCTCGAACATGCTTCAATATTTTTTCCAGTTTTGTCACTGTGCCAGTCCATCGGTCAGAACGGGGGTATGGCCGGCAGTGTAGACAGCCGTAGCGGCCGCTTGTGTGACCGCCTTCGCAATCCGGTATTTATCGACCATGGATTGCGACGACGGCTGATATTCGCCTGAGCCAGCTGCGGACGGTGGATGCTGACCACGGGAAGCCCGGCTTTGGCGGCAAAGCCGCGGCAGTTTTTTTTGCGCCAAGTCTAAGTTTTGCGACCGGATGCTCGCATCTGCCGAATTTCCGGGTAGTTTATGCCCAGATCGGTATACAGACCCACCCGGACACCCAGCATGTTAATGGCGCGACACTTCATTCCGGCCTGGCTACCCGCCAGCCTCGTATTGGCTCTCGGCAGCCTTCTGCCCGGGCAGGCAGCATTTTCAGCCAGCGCTGAAGAACTGTTCACCGATGGCAACCGGCTGTTCCGCGACGACCTGTACTGGGCCGCATTGCTGCGCTATCAGCAGGCCAATGATGCCGGCCTGGATACTCCCTTGTTGCACTACAATACCGGCGTTGCGCATTACCGGGCCGGCCAGTTTCCTCGCGCCGGGCGCGCCTTCGAACGTGCAGCGAGTGACCCGGCGCTGCTGCACATCGCGCGCTATAACCTTGGACTGACAGCAATGGCGGCAGGTGAACGCGCTACTGCTCTGTACTGGTTTCGGCAGGTGGAAGCGCAGCAATCCAGTCCGCAGCTGGCAGCGCTGGCAACACTCGCTATTACCAGACTGAACCGCGATGACCGCGAGCAACTGACGGCAGACGAACCGGCAGAGCTCGCGCCGTTGCCCCGATCGCAGGGTTTCAGCGTCCGCGCACTGCTGGGTTTCGGTAGCGATGACAACGCCTATCGCAGCCCGGACGAAGAATACAGGGACCGCACCCAGAACGGCGCACCGCTGACCACGCCGCTGGTGCAATCCGGGACGTTCTATCCGTATGACGTTACTGCGACATACACCGTCAACAGCTTTGACCATGAATCGTTTTTCGGCCGCTACCGCATCGCGGGTCGTTACTACCAGGACCGGGAAATGAGCAATGCCGACACGACCTCTCATGAGATCGCGTTCGGTACCGAATATCGGCGACGCAGCGAAGATCGCGAACGGCGCATTCGCAGTGCTTTCACGGTGGCGCAACACGGCCGGACCTGGTTCGACCCTGACGACGGCACCGAGCGCACCATTGATGGCGACGATATTGGTGACCGTTTGACTTACATGCGTTACGGCCCCGAGGTATGGGCACGGCAATCATTCTCCCGACTGTCATTCAATGTGCACTTCAAGGGCCAGATCTGGAACTACGAAAATTCCGACCCTGTGCCCGAGTACGATCACGAGTACCTGAAAGGCGGCCTCAGCGTGCAGTACCGGTTTACATCGACATCGTTGTTACGCCTTGAGGGTGACGTCTATCAGCGCCGCTTTGGCGATCGCCGCGCCTTCGAGCTGGACGGTAGCCAACGTATCGACAGTGAGACCTTGCGCTATGACTACCTGAACTACGGCGCGACCGCGCGGCAGCGCGTGACCCGCGCCTTCTGGTTTGGCCTCCGCTATGCGCACACGACGCGCGAAGACAAATACGTGGGCTATAACGACTATGTACGTGACAGCTACGGCGCCGATATGAGTTTGCGGATTTCCGACAAATTCCGCATCCGCGTGGAAGGCTGGTACCACAATTACAACTACACCAACGCGTTGGCCTACCACGACCCAACCGCGGGCAGGAAGACAATTGAAAGAGCCGATGGCCGGATCACCGCTCGCTGGCAGATCAACGAGCATTTCGGCATTGTCGGCAGTTTCGAGTATGACGACACAGCATCGAATGACCACCGCATCGACTACACTCGCAGCCAATTCATGCTGGGGCTGCGCTGGGAGCAGTAATCGAGGGAAATGCCGCAATTGCGGTGGGAATCGGCGCAACAGGGACTGAACGTTCTCTGCTAGACTGCCTCGTTTTCAGAGTTCCCGCTGAAAGCTCGATGGACGTAACCCCGATACTTGATTCACTGAATGACGCGCAACGCACCGCGGTTGCCGCGCCGTCCGAACCGTTGCTCGTCATTGCCGGTGCCGGAAGTGGGAAAACCCGCGTGCTCACGCACCGGGCTGCATGGCTGATAGATGTGGAAGGCATCAGCCCGCAAAGTCTGCTGGCAGTGACTTTCACCAACAAAGCCGCCGCAGAAATGCGTCATCGTATTGAGAATCTTCTGAATATGCCGGCCAGCAACCTTTGGGTCGGGACCTTTCACGGACTGGCGCACCGCTTGCTGCGGCGTCATTGGCGGGAAGCGAAACTGCCGCAGAGTTTTCAGATCATCGATTCTGACGACCAGTTGCGCCTGCTGAAGCGGCTGTTCAAGAGCCTGAACCTCGATGACAGCAGTTTCGCGCCCCGTGATGTGCAGTACTTCATCAATGCACAGAAGGACGAGGGCCTGCGGCCGCAACATATTGACGATGGTGGCGATGAAACCCGCCGCCAGCTCATTTCGTTGTATCAGAGCTATCAGGAAATTTGCGATCGTGGCGGGTTGCTCGATTTCGCCGAACTATTGTTGCGCGCGCACGAATTGTGGCGCGACAACCCCGCGGTCCTGGAGCATTACCAGGCGCGTTTCCGGCACCTGCTGGTCGACGAGTTTCAGGACACCAACGCAATCCAGTATGCCTGGCTGCGCCTGCTGGCCGGCAAGACCGGCGTGTTGTTTGCGGTCGGCGATGACGATCAGTCCATATATCGCTGGCGGGGCGCGCGTGTCGAACACATTTATCGCTTCCAGAAAGATTTTCCTACCGCGTCCATTGTGAAGCTGGAACAAAATTACCGCTCGACCTCGACCATCCTGAATGCCGCAAATGCCGTCATTGCCAATAACAGTTCGCGGATGGGCAAAAACCTCTGGACCGACGGCAAGGATGGCGAGCCGATTCGGGTGTATTCCGCCTTCAACGAACGGGACGAAGCCGAGTTCATTGTCGGGCGACTGCGTGACTGGAGCGAACAGGGTCACGCGCGCACCGACGCTGCCATACTGTATCGGTCCAACGCGCAATCGCGAGTGCTTGAAGAGGCGTTGATGAACGCGCGTATCCCCTATCGGGTTTACGGCGGCCTGCGGTTTTTCGAGCGGCAGGAAATCAAGGACGCGCTGGCCTACCTGCGGCTTGTTTCCAATCGGGACGATGACAGCGCGTTTGAACGCGTGGTCAACCGGCCTACGCGCGGTATCGGCGCACGCACAGTCGAAGCAATACGTGCTTATGGCAGGGATAATTCCTGCTCAATGTGGCGCGCCGCGGGCGCCATTAGCAGCGACGCACTGGCGGGTCGTGGCGCAAAATCCATCGTCGCCTTCATGAGTCTCGTGGAACGAATCGCCCGCGAATCGGAGCCGCTGGACCTTGCCGGAAAAGTAGATCACGTCATTCAACAAAGCGGCTTAATTGAATTCTTCCGTAAGGAAAAAGGTGAGAAAGGCGAGACCCGAATCGAAAACCTGGAAGAGCTGGTCAGCGCAGCGCGCGGCTTCAACCCGGATATCGCTGAGGAGGGCATGAGTGAGCTTGACGGCTTTCTTGCGCACGCCGCACTGGAAGCCGGCGAAGGTCAGGCCGATGCATGGGAAGACTGCGTGCAGCTCATGACCATGCATTCAGCGAAAGGACTGGAATTCCCGCTGGTCATAATGTGTGGACTGGAAGATGGCTTGTTTCCACACCAGCGCTCGCTGAATGACATGAGTGGTCTGGAAGAGGAGCGGCGGCTTTGTTATGTCGGAATTACCCGGGCTCGCCAGCTGCTGTACCTCACCCACGCTGAGCAACGCCGTTTGCACGGCATGGACAGTTATGCGCAAAAATCCCGGTTTATCGGTGAGATTCCCGCCGAACTCGTCGAAGAGATTCGGCCGAAAGTACAGGTCAGTCGGCCCGTTTCACCGAGCCCGGCTTTGCGGCACAAGAGTGACCGCACCAGCCTGCGTGCTGGCTCAGCCGCCGATATCGGCGTGCGTCTTGGACAACGTGTGCGACACGCGAAGTTCGGCGATGGTGTGATTTTGAATTGCGAAGGGCATGGCGCGCATGCGCGCGTCGAAGTCAACTTCGAGAGTGCCGGGAGCAAATGGCTGGTGCTGAGCTATGCCAACCTGGATCTGATGTAGAATCGCCCGAAGTATCGAAATAGCAAAGGCGCAAGTGCGCTTTAGGACCCTGCTCCTGATATGAAGATTTTGATTCTAGGCGCCGGCCAGGTCGGCTCTTCGGCGGCATATCATTTGTCGCGCGAGGAGGCCAACGAAGTCACCGTGGTCGATATGCGCGCCGATGTACTCCGTGACTTGCAAGACAGGCTCGATATTCGCACCGTCGTTGGCCACGCGGCCTACCCCGACGTGCTGGAGCGTGCCGGCGCGAATGACGCCGACATCATTGTCGCACTTACGGATTCTGATGAAACCAATATGGTTGCCTGTCAGATTGCCTACACGCTTTATCACACACCCACCAAGATCGCGCGCATTCGCTCAGCCGAATACATGAGCGCGAAGAAGCTGTTCACGCAGGATGCGATTCCGGTCGATGTGCGTATCAGCCCGGAACAGCTGGTCTGCGAATACGTTGCTCAGCTGATCTTGTATCCCGGTGCGCTGCAGGTACTCGACTTCGCCAACGGCCGGGTTCGACTCGTCGGCGCCCGGGCCGATGAAGGTGGCTTGCTGGTCGGCAAGAAGATTTCCACGCTGAAAGAGCACATCCCGAACACGGAAGGCCGCATTGCCGCCATCTATCGCGCCGGCCAATCCCTGCAACCGGATGGCGACACGATTGTTCAGGAAGGCGACGAAGTGTTTTTCATCGCGGCCCGGCAGGATATTCGAATCTTCATGAGTGAGATGCGGCGACTGGAAGACCCGGTACGGCGGGTTGTCATCGCCGGCGGCGGAAACATCGGTGTACGCCTGGCGCATGCGCTTGAACAAACCAATCAGGTCAAAATTATCGAGCGTGACCCGAAGCGGGCCCGCCTGATTTCAGAGCAATTGAACAAGGCGATCGTGCTGGTCGGCGATGCCGCCGATGAAGAATTGCTGCTCGAAGAAAACATCGACAACGTTGATGTGTTCTGTGCGCTCACCAATGCTGAAGAAGCCAACATCCTTTCAGCAATGCTGGCAAAGCGCCTCGGTGCTCACAAGGTCATGGCACTGATCAACAGACCGTCGTACGCGGAGCTTGTCGAGTCCGGCACGATCGACATCGCCATATCGCCGCAGCAGGTCACGATCGGTTCTTTGCTGGCTCACGTGCGGCGCGGTGACGTTGTTAAGGTACATTCTTTGCGCCGCGGCGCCGCCGAAGCCATCGAGGCAGTCGCACACGGTTCGGAAGCAGATTCGAAAGTGGTCGGCCGGAAAATCGAGGATATCGACCTGCCGCGCGGTACAACGATAGTGGCGGTGGTGCGGGGCGACGAGGTCATGATCGCGCACCACGATACGGTGATTGAGCCCGATGATCATGTGATTCTGTTTATGACCGACAGACGCAAGATCGAGAGTCTGGAGAAGTTGTTCCAGGTTGGCGTCAAGTTCGTTTGACTACTGACCGGCAGCCGACACCATGAACTGGACTACCGTTCAACGAATTCTCGGGTTGCTGCTGATGCTGTTCAGTATCACGATGTTGCCGCCCGTCGTTGTCAGCTTTATTTTTCGCGAATCGTCCTGGCTGCCGTTTATCCAGGGATTTGCATTGACGCTCGCGGTGGGCATCGTAATCTGGTTCCCGGTTCGCGGGGTACGCAAGGAACTGCGGCTGCGTGACGGCTTTATCGTAGTCGCCTCATTCTGGACCGTGCTGGGAACCTTCGGTGCCGCGCCCTTGTTTCTGGCCGACGTGCCGTCAATGTCACTCACGGATGCAGTGTTCGAGTCCATGTCCGGGCTCACCACCACCGGCGCGACAGTGCTGACCGGTCTGGATACGCTGCCGAAGTCGATCCTCTATTATCGCCAACAGCTGCAGTGGTTGGGCGGCATGGGTATTATCGTACTCGCCGTCGCCGTTCTGCCGATGCTGGGTGTCGGCGGTATGCAGTTGTACCGTGCCGAAACGCCGGGGCCGGTCAAGGACAACAAGCTCACACCGCGGATTACAGAGACCGCCAAAGCACTGTGGTATGTGTACCTGGCGTTCACAACCTTGTGCACCGTCGGCTATTTTCTCGCTGGTATGGATTGGTTCGATGCGATCTGCCACGCCTTCTCGACAGTGGCCATTGGCGGCTTCTCCACCCACGATCTTTCCATAGGCTACTTCAACAGCGCTGCTATCGACCTGATCGCAATCGCGTTCATGTTCGCCGCCGGTATTAATTTTTCGCTGCACTTTTTTGCCTGGCGTTTCGTGCAGGTAAAACACTATGCCGCAGACCCGGAGTTTCGCGCCTATACAAAGATGCTGCTGGTCTTGTCGTTGATCGTTGCAGCGTCGCTGGCGTGGTCGAATACTTATGGCAGCATCAGCGACAGCGTAATAAACGGGGTATTTCAGGCGGTTTCAATAGCGACGACGACGGGCTTCACGACGGCCAACTATTCCGCGTGGCCAGGCGCCATTCCCGTGTTACTGATTTTCTCCAGTTTTGTCGGTGGTTCCGCCGGCTCCACTGCTGGCGGCATCAAAGTGATCCGCTGGCTGTTGATATACAAACAGGGCGTCCGCGAAATCGCCCGACTTGTGCACCCCAGTGCAGAAATTCCCGTAAAGCTCGGCAACAATGCTGTGCCCTTCCGCGTTGTTGACGCGGTCTGGGGATTCTTCTCTGTGTATATCGTCGTCTTCGGCATCATGTTGCTCGCCATGATGTCCACCGGGCTCGATCAGGTCAGCGCCTTTTCGGCGGTTGCCGCCTCATTGAACAACCTCGGTCCCGGGCTCGGCGAAGTAGCGGCTGGCTTCATGACCTTGAGTGATACTGCGAAATGGATCTCAGTAGTATGTATGCTGCTGGGGCGTCTCGAAATCTTCACACTGCTGGTCTTGATTACGCCGACTTTCTGGAGGCATTGATGAATGACCGGATCGAGGCTTTCTTGACGATGCTTGCGCGCGGCCAGGATTCAGCAATGCTGCGTTTTTCGCTGGGCAACGAGTATTACGGACAGGGCGAACTCACCGAGGCAATCCCGCATTTGCGAGCGGCTCTTGAGCTAGACCGCAACTATTCAGCGGCCTGGAAGTTGCTGGGCAGGGCGCTGAACGACACCGGCGATGCCAGCGAGGCTATGAGCATTTTCGAAGAGGGTATTCGAATCGCTACCAACAACGGCGACCGACAGGCGGCCAAAGAAATGACAGTATTCCTGAAACGCCTGCGACGGCAGATGGATTTGCTATGAGTGTACTTTTTGAAGACGTCAGCCGACGTCTCGATTCGTTCAGCGAAGTGGTTGGCAAAACCGCTGCCTGGCTGACGCTCGGGATGGTAGTGATAACGGTAGTCATCGTCGTGTTGCGCTACCTGTTCGACAGCGGTTTTATCTGGCTGCAGGAAACCCTCATGTGGATGCACGCCTGTGTCTTCATGCTGGGAGCGGCCTATACATTGCAGCAGGATGAACATGTCCGTGTCGACGTGTTTTATAGCGGCATGAGTGAACAACGCCGCGCACTGGTGAATGCCCTCGGCGTATTGATCTTCGTATTTCCGCTTTGTGGTTACCTGTTCTATGAAGCGCTCGACTACGTAGCGCGTGCCTGGGAAATTCGTGAAGTGTCGCGCGAGACGGGTGGTCTGCCGTATCCTGCGATGCCGTTGCTGAAATCCATACTGCTGCTGATGCCGCTGACGCTTGGCCTGCAGGGACTGTCGATACTGTTACGCGCGATCAGCGCACTGCGCCGGAGCTGAGCCATGGAATGGGTCGCGTTGTTGATGTTCGGCGCTATTATTGTGCTTCTGTTGGCGGGCTTTCCTGTCGCGTTCACGCTCGGTGGAACAGCTTTACTGTTTGCCACGGCCGGCGTTATTGGCGGTGGTTTCGAGGTGGCATTCCTGACGGGGCTGCCCAGTCGCCTGTTCGGAATCATGGGCAACGAGACACTGATAGCGGTGCCGTTGTTCGTCTTCATGGGGATAACGCTGGAGCGGGCCAGGATAGCGGAGGACCTGCTGGAGACCCTGAGTGCCCTGTTCGGGCGCCTGCGCGGCGGCCTGGGTATTGCCGTCACCCTGGTCGGGATGTTGCTTGCTGCCAGCACCGGCATTGTCGGCGCAACGGTGGTCACCATGGGGCTGCTGTCTTTGCCCACCATGCTGAAACGCGGCTATTCGCCGGAGATCGCCGCCGGCACGATCTGCGCCTCCGGCACGCTGGGACAAATCATTCCGCCGTCGATCATTCTGGTCATGCTGGGCGATGTCATGTCGTCGGCCTACCAACAGGCGCAGTTGCAGCAGGGCATTTTTTCCCCTGAGACGGTATCGGTAGGTGACTTGTTTGCCGGTGCGTTGATTCCGGGTTTGTTGCTGGTCGTGCTCTACATGCTCTATCTGTTCGTGCTGGCCATTATCAAGCCGGCGTCGATGCCAGCCCGGCCGGATGACGACAGCGACGTAACCCTGGCCCGCCTGCTATCCGCACTCATGCCGCCGTTGATACTGATATTCGCAGTGCTTGGGTCGATATTGGGCGGATTCGCAACACCAACGGAAGCGGCAGGCGTGGGTGCCGCGGGCGGGCTGTTGATCGCGCTGCAACGCCGCTCACTCAATCTGGTCCGGCTGCAGGAAATCATGCGCGGAACCTTGCGGGTCAGCAGCATGGTCTTCCTGATTCTGATTGGTGCCTCGGTGTTCTCGCTGGTGTTTCGCGGGTACGGCGGTGACGACGCGGTGCGCGAGTTACTCGATCACTTGCCGGGCGGCGTATTTGCCGCGGTACTCGTCGTCATGCTGCTGATGTTTTTGCTCGGCTTCGTGCTCGACTTTATCGAGATTACGTTTGTCGTCGTGCCTATCGTTGCACCCGTGTTGCTGTCGATGGGGCTGGACCCGGTTTGGCTCGGCATAATGATTGCGATCAACCTGCAGACGTCATTCCTGACTCCGCCGTTTGGCTTCGCGCTCTTTTACCTGCGCGGCGTGGCACCACCTGAAGTCAGCACGGCCGCGATTTACCGCGGCGTGATGCCATTTGTCGCCATTCAGTTGCTGGCACTGCTGATCCTCGCCGCGTTCCCCGATCTTGTTACCTGGCTGCCCGATCGTATATACGGCAACTGACCATCAACTGGCGTCGTCGAGTCTCATTCTTGCTCTAAGGTATGAGAACTCACTGACGCGCTGATTGGCGGTCGATTTTTTCATGAAAGGTGCAACGGAATCCTGCAGGCGTTTTGCCCAAGGGTCGCGCGCGACGAGCTCGTTGGCAACGTCGCTGCTGTGTTTTGCAAGCAGGTCAAGTACGTCCTCGGGCAGCTCGCGCACTTCCACATCGGGCTGCTGCATCAGCTCGTGCAGAGCCTGGGCGTTGCCGTACATGTATTCTGACTGGATATCGAGGTTGATGGCCTGACAGGTGGTAGAGACGATTTCCTGCAAGTCCTCCGGCAAGGTCTGCCAGGCTTCTTTATTCACAATGCACTCGATGAGCGGGCCGGGCTCGTGCCAGCCGGGGTAGTAGTAGTAACGCGCCGCCTTGTGCAGACCGAGCGAGAGGTCGTTGTACGGCCCCACCCACTCGGCGGCGTCGATGGCGCCGGTTTGCAGCGACGTGAAAATCTCCGAGGCGGGCACCGTGACCTGCGTTGCGCCGGCACGCTGCATGACTTCGCCACCCAGACCCGGAATACGCATCTTCAGACCCTTCAGGTCGGCGACTGAATTGATTTCTTTGTTGAACCAGCCCGCCATCTGCACGCCGGTCTGACCGGCCGGGAACGGTACCAGCCCGAATTCATCGTAGAGCTCGCGCCACAACTTCAGGCCACCGCCGTAATACATCCACGCGTTGATTTCGTTGCCATTGAGCGCGAACGGGATCGTGGTGAAGTACTGCGCGGCCGGTACCTTGCCGCGGTGGTAGTAGGAAGCGTCGTGACCCATCTGGGCCGTACCGGCTCGCACGGCATCGAACACCTCCAGCGCCGGAACCAGCTCCCCGCCGGCGTACACTTGAATCTTGAGACGGCCGGCGGTTGCCCGTTCGATGCGGCGGGCCAGGTTTTCCGCGCCGATCCCCAAACCGGGCAGCCCGGGCGGCCAGGAGGTCACCATGTTCCAACGAAACGTCTGCTGGCTCGCCGCCGGACCGCTGCTGGCTGATTCCTGACTGCAGGCCGCTACTCCGGCGGCAGCGGCGAGTGTTCCTACAAAAGCGCGTCGTTTCATTGATTTGGGTCCTGTCTGAACAGAGGCAAAGTCTACGGAGTGTAGTGAGACGCCAGCGGACTGCAATTACTTTTTTCGGGTGGCCGAAGCCCACAGAATCGCCAGCCCAGGGCCAATGAAACAGTAAAACCCCACTTTCCAGATATGGCTCTGCTTATGGGTTTTTACAGGCACTGGAACAGGATTGAAAAGGCTAATGTGGGGAATAGCTGCCAGAATCAGTGGTTATTGCGGGCAGTTGGCCCCGGCCACGCGGCCGGGGCCGTCCTTCCCTGGCCCGGGCAGCGAGGTTGGCCGTCCCTGGCCAGATGGCCGGCGCTGCCGGGGTGACACCCGGCAACCGCGGCCCTTGCCCGGCTGATCCAGACTGCCACGTCCCACGAACGCGAGTAGACGTTGTTATTCGGCGATGGATGAATAAACTCGTGCGGCCGAGGTGGCAACCTCGCCCAAGGAACAGCACATTGATCGGATTACTGCAGCGAGTGAGCGAAGCGGAGGTCGCCATCGACGGCCAGCCTGTTGCGGCTATCGGTCGCGGCTTGCTGGTGCTGGTGGCTGTGCATCGCGATGACACGCCACGGGACGTCGAACGACTGGCCGAGCGGATTGTCCAATACCGCGTGTTCCCGGACGCTACGGGACGCATGAACCGCAGCTTGCTGGACACCGGGTTCGAGCTCCTGCTGGTGCCCCAGTTCACACTGGCAGCCGACACAAAAAAGGGCACGCGGGCCAGTTTTACCCGCGCTGCAGCGCCCGAGGTCGGCTCAGCCTATTTCGATGATCTTGCGGCGGCCTGCCGGGCGCAGCTCGGCACGGTGGGCTGTGGTCGGTTCGGCGCTGACATGCAGGTTCGGCTGGTCAATGACGGTCCGGTCACCTTTTGGCTGGAGACCTGATGCCAGGCTTGTGACGGTGGTGCGGTTTTGTTGCACCGCCGGGGGTATCATGAACATAATTCGCGTCCCGCCTGAAGTCAGGTGACGACTGGCGCGAACGCCTTTCACGAAATTCGGGGCCGGTTGTGCCCCAGGAGAAGTAAGAAGATGTTATCGAACATCGGTCCGGTTCAGCTGCTGATAGTCCTTGTGATAGTGCTGGCTGTTTTTGGCACCAAGCGACTGCGCAATCTGGGATCCGACCTTGGAAGTGCTGTAAAAGGTTTTCGTTCCGCCATGTCAGAAGCTGAGAAGGAGGAATCCGCCGAGCAACTCAGCGACAAATCCCGCGACGCCGACTTTGACAACACGCCGGTTGAGCAAGCCGACAAAAAAGAAAATAACCGGTAACTCTGTATGTCCGGCGTCGGCTTCTGGGAGCTGATTATCCTGTTGCTTATCGGGCTCATTGTATTGGGCCCGGAACGCTTGCCGCGCGTGGCGAATCAGCTTGGCGGCTGGTTGGGTCAGGCGCGTCGCATGACGCGCGTGATGAAGCGGCAACTCGATGATGAGCTGAATTTTGAAAAGCATCTGGATATCGTGCCGCCTGCGCGCACCCAGCATTCCAGTCCGGATAACTATCAGGCGCCCGTGGCAGACACGCCACCGGAGGACGACGACACGTACTCGCCGGCGCACGATAAAGACAGCGCCGGCACCGGAGTCCGCGACGATGAAGTGGTTGCGGATGCCGCAGAGACTGCCGAGCCGGTCGTAGCCGATACCGAAACCAGCGCAGACGATGCCGCCTCCAGTTCCGATAAGAATCCATCCGCGTGAGCACAGACCCGAATCAAGATACCGCGAACGACGCGGAAGAGAGCATGCTTGAAGGCACGTTGCTTTCGCACCTCGTTGAACTGCGTACCCGCCTGTTGAAAATTTCGGCGGCCGTGGTCGGCGTATTCATCTGCCTGCTGCCGTTTGCCAGCACCATTTTTGAAATCGCCTCTGCTCCACTGCGCGCCGTATTGCCGGGCGCTCAGATGATTGCAACCGCACCCGCATCGCCGTTGATCGCGCCGTTCAAGCTCACCTTCTACGTGGCGCTGTTTGTGGCAATGCCCATCGTTCTTTACCAGGTCTGGGCCTTTGTCGCGCCAGGCTTGTACCGCAAGGAAAAGCGTTTCGCCGTACCACTGCTGGCATCGAGCATTTTGTTGTTCTATGCAGGCATTGCCTTCGCGTTCTACGTCGTATTCCCACTTGTTTTTGGTTTTTTCACGCAGATCGCGCCCGAAGGTGTCGAAGTCCAGCCAGACATCTCGGAGTTTCTGTCGTTTATCACGACGATCATCTTCGCCTTCGGCATTGCGTTCGAAGTGCCCATCGCCACTGTCCTCATCGTCTGGACCGGGCTGACCACGACAGAGAAGCTCGGCAAGGCGCGTCCGTACGTTTTTCTTGGCGCCTTCGTGATGGGCATGTTCCTGACACCGCCGGACGTCATCAGCCAGACCGTGCTCGCAGTACCGGTTTATCTCTTGTACGAACTCGGCATTATCATGTCGCGCGTATTTGCCATTCGCGAGCCTGAAGAAAGCACAAAGCCCGCGGACTAGCGCCGCGCGTTGCCGCAGATGCCGACTCGGGACGTTACCGCTGAAATAGGGTAATGTTTGCGGCGGAGCTGTGACGCCTCCGATTGGCGCTGCATGTCGGGCTCGATCGCAACCAGGCATCGCATGTGCGCACGTTATCGACGGGCGGCTTTACGCACCAGCCCGTGATTGAGAACGCGGAGGAAACGATCAAGACTGCCTGCAACTCCGCGCATCCCGCATGACCTGAGCATATT
The DNA window shown above is from Woeseia oceani and carries:
- a CDS encoding TRAP transporter large permease, giving the protein MEWVALLMFGAIIVLLLAGFPVAFTLGGTALLFATAGVIGGGFEVAFLTGLPSRLFGIMGNETLIAVPLFVFMGITLERARIAEDLLETLSALFGRLRGGLGIAVTLVGMLLAASTGIVGATVVTMGLLSLPTMLKRGYSPEIAAGTICASGTLGQIIPPSIILVMLGDVMSSAYQQAQLQQGIFSPETVSVGDLFAGALIPGLLLVVLYMLYLFVLAIIKPASMPARPDDDSDVTLARLLSALMPPLILIFAVLGSILGGFATPTEAAGVGAAGGLLIALQRRSLNLVRLQEIMRGTLRVSSMVFLILIGASVFSLVFRGYGGDDAVRELLDHLPGGVFAAVLVVMLLMFLLGFVLDFIEITFVVVPIVAPVLLSMGLDPVWLGIMIAINLQTSFLTPPFGFALFYLRGVAPPEVSTAAIYRGVMPFVAIQLLALLILAAFPDLVTWLPDRIYGN
- a CDS encoding TRAP transporter substrate-binding protein, giving the protein MKRRAFVGTLAAAAGVAACSQESASSGPAASQQTFRWNMVTSWPPGLPGLGIGAENLARRIERATAGRLKIQVYAGGELVPALEVFDAVRAGTAQMGHDASYYHRGKVPAAQYFTTIPFALNGNEINAWMYYGGGLKLWRELYDEFGLVPFPAGQTGVQMAGWFNKEINSVADLKGLKMRIPGLGGEVMQRAGATQVTVPASEIFTSLQTGAIDAAEWVGPYNDLSLGLHKAARYYYYPGWHEPGPLIECIVNKEAWQTLPEDLQEIVSTTCQAINLDIQSEYMYGNAQALHELMQQPDVEVRELPEDVLDLLAKHSSDVANELVARDPWAKRLQDSVAPFMKKSTANQRVSEFSYLRARMRLDDAS
- the dtd gene encoding D-aminoacyl-tRNA deacylase, whose translation is MIGLLQRVSEAEVAIDGQPVAAIGRGLLVLVAVHRDDTPRDVERLAERIVQYRVFPDATGRMNRSLLDTGFELLLVPQFTLAADTKKGTRASFTRAAAPEVGSAYFDDLAAACRAQLGTVGCGRFGADMQVRLVNDGPVTFWLET
- a CDS encoding Sec-independent protein translocase subunit TatA, which gives rise to MLSNIGPVQLLIVLVIVLAVFGTKRLRNLGSDLGSAVKGFRSAMSEAEKEESAEQLSDKSRDADFDNTPVEQADKKENNR
- the tatB gene encoding Sec-independent protein translocase protein TatB codes for the protein MSGVGFWELIILLLIGLIVLGPERLPRVANQLGGWLGQARRMTRVMKRQLDDELNFEKHLDIVPPARTQHSSPDNYQAPVADTPPEDDDTYSPAHDKDSAGTGVRDDEVVADAAETAEPVVADTETSADDAASSSDKNPSA
- the tatC gene encoding twin-arginine translocase subunit TatC; amino-acid sequence: MSTDPNQDTANDAEESMLEGTLLSHLVELRTRLLKISAAVVGVFICLLPFASTIFEIASAPLRAVLPGAQMIATAPASPLIAPFKLTFYVALFVAMPIVLYQVWAFVAPGLYRKEKRFAVPLLASSILLFYAGIAFAFYVVFPLVFGFFTQIAPEGVEVQPDISEFLSFITTIIFAFGIAFEVPIATVLIVWTGLTTTEKLGKARPYVFLGAFVMGMFLTPPDVISQTVLAVPVYLLYELGIIMSRVFAIREPEESTKPAD